In candidate division TA06 bacterium, the following are encoded in one genomic region:
- the rseP gene encoding RIP metalloprotease RseP — translation MIITILATLFVLGVLVFVHELGHYWAARKVGIKVLKFSLGFGPKLIGFKKGDTEYLISALPLGGYVKLAGEDAFEDNYQVKPGDYMAASWWGRALMSLAGPGVNLIFAFLLFILIGFAGIRVPDFAPVVSKVQDGTAAQRMGIRPGDVIASIQGREISSWHQIQTVTDSLVKSKSADSLIVSVNREGKVSVLRASSSPGKPWHLGLEPSAQPQLGEVSSGGPAYQAGLSQGDLILALNGQPVKSWDEMRSIIYKNADKEVGLKVLRQSDTLNLKVVPLEQDLPGYGKVGMIGVAPVEFGSYKIRLGPGEAVAAGFLNTVSLVGRIYGWLAKIVSKPQNAKQLGGVLMMGQMAGPAAKKGFSDLLFLMAMFSISLMVVNLLPLPVLDGGVIFFCLLEGLRKKPLSNKVQMVIQQIGFGVIIALFSWTIFNDSMRIFNRQAALKGQGQQIEQEK, via the coding sequence ATGATCATCACCATTCTGGCAACGCTGTTCGTGCTGGGCGTTCTGGTCTTCGTTCACGAACTTGGCCATTACTGGGCGGCCCGGAAAGTCGGGATCAAGGTCCTGAAATTCTCGCTGGGGTTCGGCCCCAAACTCATAGGCTTCAAAAAGGGCGACACGGAATATCTGATCTCGGCCCTGCCACTGGGCGGTTATGTCAAGCTGGCCGGGGAGGACGCTTTCGAGGACAATTATCAGGTAAAGCCCGGCGACTATATGGCCGCCTCCTGGTGGGGCCGGGCCCTGATGTCCTTGGCCGGCCCGGGGGTCAACCTGATATTCGCGTTTCTGCTGTTCATCCTGATCGGTTTCGCCGGGATCCGCGTACCGGACTTTGCTCCGGTGGTTTCCAAAGTTCAGGACGGCACGGCGGCCCAGCGGATGGGGATCCGGCCGGGCGATGTCATCGCCTCTATCCAGGGCCGGGAGATAAGCTCTTGGCACCAGATTCAGACCGTCACCGACAGCCTGGTAAAATCCAAATCCGCCGACAGCCTGATCGTGTCGGTGAACAGGGAAGGAAAGGTCAGCGTGCTCCGAGCCTCTTCTTCCCCCGGAAAACCGTGGCATTTGGGCCTGGAGCCCAGCGCCCAGCCCCAACTGGGCGAAGTTTCTTCGGGCGGGCCGGCCTATCAGGCCGGGCTTTCCCAGGGAGACCTGATATTGGCGCTCAACGGCCAGCCGGTCAAAAGCTGGGATGAGATGCGCTCCATCATCTACAAAAACGCCGACAAGGAAGTCGGCCTAAAAGTCCTGCGCCAGAGCGATACCTTGAACTTAAAAGTTGTTCCCCTGGAGCAGGATTTGCCCGGCTACGGCAAGGTAGGAATGATAGGCGTTGCGCCGGTGGAATTCGGCAGTTATAAGATCAGGTTAGGCCCGGGAGAAGCCGTGGCGGCGGGCTTTTTGAATACCGTCAGCCTGGTGGGCCGCATCTATGGCTGGTTGGCCAAGATCGTAAGCAAGCCCCAAAATGCCAAGCAGCTGGGCGGCGTACTGATGATGGGTCAGATGGCCGGCCCGGCCGCCAAGAAAGGCTTTTCCGACCTGTTGTTCCTGATGGCAATGTTTTCCATCAGCCTGATGGTGGTCAATCTTCTTCCTTTGCCGGTGTTGGACGGCGGAGTGATTTTCTTCTGCCTGCTGGAGGGCTTGCGCAAAAAGCCTTTGTCTAACAAAGTGCAGATGGTGATCCAGCAGATCGGGTTCGGGGTGATCATCGCCCTTTTTTCATGGACCATATTCAACGACAGCATGAGGATATTCAACCGCCAGGCGGCGCTGAAGGGCCAGGGGCAGCAGATCGAACAGGAGAAGTGA
- a CDS encoding sugar transferase codes for MKRLFDIMASCGALIFLLPLMALVALAIIIDSRGGALFLQERTGLNGKPFKIFKFRTMVPNVENKGPLLAVRNDLRVTRVGKFLRRWSLDELPQLFNIIKGDMSLIGPRPEIPALEAEWSLWQRKVLQVRPGLSGFAQIMGRDDLPIDTKLRLDSYYIRHMSFCFDLWIIWRTLVIVLTGRGAF; via the coding sequence ATGAAGCGGTTATTTGACATAATGGCATCCTGCGGGGCCCTGATCTTCCTGCTGCCCCTGATGGCCCTGGTGGCGCTGGCCATAATCATTGATTCCCGGGGCGGGGCGCTTTTCCTGCAGGAGCGGACGGGATTGAACGGAAAACCCTTCAAAATATTCAAGTTCCGGACCATGGTCCCCAATGTCGAAAACAAGGGGCCCCTGCTGGCCGTCCGTAACGATCTTCGGGTGACCAGGGTGGGGAAATTTTTAAGACGCTGGAGCCTGGACGAGCTCCCCCAGCTGTTCAACATCATCAAGGGGGACATGAGTTTGATCGGACCCCGGCCCGAGATCCCGGCACTGGAGGCGGAATGGTCGCTCTGGCAACGCAAGGTGCTTCAGGTCCGCCCCGGCCTGTCCGGTTTTGCCCAGATTATGGGCCGCGACGACCTGCCGATAGACACCAAGCTGAGGTTGGACAGTTATTATATCCGCCATATGAGTTTTTGTTTTGATCTTTGGATAATCTGGAGAACCTTAGTGATAGTATTAACCGGAAGGGGAGCATTTTAA
- a CDS encoding glycosyltransferase: MGNVSQAPLVCICLPTYNAGSTIAETLESLVSQRYHPFNIFVVDNVSTDDTVLIVRKYASRYQNIQVHCFDENIGAEGNFNRCIRLTKGKYTAIYHSDDLYDPWIIEKEVAFLETYQSAGAVFTTAVIIDGVGRQIGVRKIPGALAKKHPPVYGFEEIFKSMLMAGNFLITPSAMVRTSMYRETIRQWGGKQYASSADLDVWLRIALAGQIGIINEQLLKYRMSPVSFTYRSSRSETKRDDLFLVLDQYAARYPQVLSRDDLNNYRLLNIHRDVVRSVNLIIDNDPRQVRARLKGLFSWQDLRASFVSLRRMKILTTGLILYMMSLFTLSPGLRRFIYQLRFRQ; encoded by the coding sequence ATGGGTAATGTTTCCCAAGCCCCTTTGGTTTGCATCTGCCTGCCGACCTATAATGCCGGGTCAACCATAGCAGAAACCCTGGAATCACTGGTTTCACAGCGCTACCATCCGTTTAATATATTTGTGGTTGACAACGTGTCAACCGACGATACCGTTTTGATCGTTAGGAAATATGCCTCCCGGTACCAGAACATCCAGGTGCATTGCTTCGATGAAAATATCGGAGCCGAGGGAAATTTTAACCGTTGCATCCGGCTGACCAAAGGCAAATACACCGCCATCTATCACTCCGATGATTTATATGACCCCTGGATCATTGAAAAAGAAGTGGCTTTTCTCGAAACTTATCAGTCAGCCGGGGCGGTGTTCACCACGGCTGTGATCATTGACGGCGTTGGGAGGCAAATCGGAGTCCGCAAAATACCCGGGGCCCTGGCTAAAAAACATCCGCCGGTCTACGGATTCGAAGAGATATTCAAATCCATGCTGATGGCAGGTAATTTTCTGATAACACCTTCGGCCATGGTGCGAACCAGCATGTACCGGGAGACTATCCGGCAGTGGGGCGGAAAACAGTATGCGTCATCGGCTGATCTGGATGTCTGGCTCAGAATAGCCCTGGCCGGTCAAATCGGCATCATTAATGAACAACTGCTGAAGTACCGGATGAGTCCGGTCAGTTTTACTTATAGATCGTCCCGATCGGAGACCAAACGCGACGACCTGTTTTTGGTGCTGGATCAATACGCAGCCCGTTATCCCCAGGTGCTTTCCCGGGACGATCTGAACAACTATCGTTTGTTAAACATTCACCGGGATGTGGTGCGTTCAGTGAACTTGATCATCGATAACGATCCTCGCCAGGTTCGGGCCCGGTTGAAAGGCCTTTTTTCTTGGCAGGATTTACGAGCCTCATTCGTTTCCCTGAGGCGCATGAAAATATTAACCACGGGTCTTATTCTTTACATGATGTCATTATTTACGCTTAGCCCGGGCCTGCGTCGTTTCATTTACCAGTTGCGGTTTCGACAATGA
- a CDS encoding polysaccharide biosynthesis protein, whose translation MNLLERKLWRLVLIDALLLTLSLWGAFALRFEGNIPDIFKSNLILIAACVTLVRMAIFWYLGVYKGVWRYTGMTDLLTILKAISLGSIIILAVTWAVVPGLGYPRSVIIIEWLGDVMLIGGIRMVFRLWSQGRLKAAAKDKACSRVLIVGAGDAGEMVARQMLAHPEYGYQPVGFVDDDPLKQGKKIHGITIGGGRKDIYKLVEQKEADAIVIAIPSAPGPVVKEVVEQCQKAKLKFKIIPGIKEIISGEVGINQIRDIELEDLLRRPAINVNLEEIAGYLSGKSVLVSGAGGSIGSELCRQIASFKPGRLLLAGKGENSLYHIAFELAQRSKTVKLETLICDVGDAPRVNCIFSQYKPEVVFHAAAHKHVPMMEQNPGEAVKNNIFGTKTLAEAALAHGAERFVLVSTDKAVNPTSVMGATKRISEKVIMGFNGQKKTKFLAVRFGNVLGSSGSVVPLFKKQIAAGGPVTVTHPDMKRYFMTIPEAVQLVIQAGAMGQGGEVFVLDMGQPVKIVDLARDMIKLSGLEPETDIGIEFTGLRQGEKLYEELLTAEEGINTTKHAQIFVVKGKHARLKDLPKLLPQLYKAAVTGQEDKVVAAIQKVIPTFRKDA comes from the coding sequence ATGAATCTGCTGGAAAGAAAATTATGGCGACTGGTGCTGATAGATGCGTTGCTCTTGACACTATCCCTGTGGGGGGCCTTTGCCCTGCGCTTTGAAGGGAACATTCCGGACATCTTTAAGTCCAATTTAATTTTGATAGCCGCTTGCGTCACCCTGGTCAGGATGGCCATCTTCTGGTATCTGGGGGTCTACAAGGGGGTGTGGCGCTACACCGGGATGACCGACTTGCTGACCATCCTCAAAGCCATCTCGCTGGGTTCGATCATCATTTTAGCCGTCACCTGGGCCGTAGTGCCCGGCCTGGGCTACCCCCGCAGCGTGATCATCATAGAATGGCTGGGGGACGTGATGTTGATCGGGGGGATTAGAATGGTATTCAGGCTGTGGTCCCAAGGACGGCTGAAAGCCGCGGCCAAAGACAAGGCCTGCAGCCGGGTGCTGATCGTGGGGGCCGGGGACGCCGGCGAGATGGTGGCCCGGCAAATGCTGGCCCACCCGGAATACGGCTATCAGCCGGTGGGGTTCGTGGACGACGATCCCCTAAAGCAGGGCAAAAAGATCCATGGCATAACCATCGGCGGGGGGCGGAAAGACATCTACAAACTGGTGGAGCAGAAGGAGGCCGACGCCATAGTGATCGCCATCCCCTCGGCCCCGGGGCCGGTGGTCAAGGAAGTGGTGGAGCAGTGCCAAAAGGCCAAGCTTAAATTCAAGATAATCCCGGGCATCAAGGAGATCATCTCGGGCGAGGTCGGCATCAACCAGATAAGGGACATCGAGCTAGAGGATCTTTTGCGCCGGCCGGCCATCAACGTCAACCTGGAGGAGATAGCCGGGTATCTGTCCGGCAAGAGCGTCTTAGTAAGCGGGGCCGGCGGCTCCATCGGCTCCGAGCTCTGCCGCCAAATCGCCTCCTTTAAACCGGGCAGACTGCTATTGGCCGGCAAGGGCGAGAACAGTCTCTATCACATCGCCTTTGAGCTGGCCCAGAGATCGAAGACAGTGAAACTGGAGACCCTGATCTGCGACGTGGGCGATGCCCCAAGGGTGAACTGCATCTTCAGCCAATATAAGCCGGAGGTGGTCTTTCACGCCGCCGCCCACAAGCACGTTCCGATGATGGAGCAGAATCCTGGCGAGGCCGTCAAGAACAATATCTTCGGCACCAAGACCCTGGCCGAGGCGGCTCTGGCCCACGGGGCCGAGCGGTTCGTGCTGGTCTCCACCGACAAGGCGGTCAACCCCACCAGCGTGATGGGGGCCACCAAGAGGATCTCGGAAAAGGTGATCATGGGCTTCAACGGCCAGAAGAAGACCAAGTTTCTGGCGGTGCGCTTCGGCAACGTGCTGGGCTCAAGCGGCAGCGTGGTGCCCCTGTTCAAGAAGCAAATCGCGGCCGGGGGGCCGGTAACGGTCACCCATCCCGACATGAAGCGCTACTTCATGACCATCCCCGAGGCGGTGCAATTGGTGATCCAGGCCGGGGCCATGGGCCAGGGCGGGGAGGTGTTCGTGCTGGACATGGGCCAGCCGGTGAAGATCGTGGACCTGGCCCGCGACATGATTAAGCTCTCGGGGCTGGAGCCGGAGACAGACATCGGGATAGAGTTCACCGGGTTGCGCCAGGGGGAAAAATTGTACGAAGAACTGTTGACTGCCGAGGAGGGGATCAACACCACCAAACACGCCCAGATCTTCGTGGTCAAAGGCAAACATGCCAGACTGAAGGACCTGCCAAAACTTTTGCCCCAGTTGTATAAGGCCGCGGTGACGGGGCAAGAAGACAAGGTGGTGGCCGCCATCCAAAAAGTGATACCAACCTTCAGGAAAGACGCCTGA
- a CDS encoding O-antigen ligase family protein, which produces MMNKNMAANFLDQTTQLAMVGFVASLPVSIAFTQSSLFAGWVAWLLKCLVEKRWNGFKTPLDLGIGLFLASALLSTVFSLSPWESFISLKKFYLLSAVYFTGFNVKSPARLLELVKLFLGMTALTGVYGLVMFWFGYQPRLLAAQGMAMTSGGIFMMAGLLSLAWIQYQLGSPGRRQRLHSLAAAALLAASLILTRTVSSWFGFVMGFPALIRSWKRRTAVFLLAALLLAGVFYSANNYQMSFKLYSGNKATSWNMRLGFWRMGWQLIKERPVLGTGSIDLGQILKGMRTAEDEKLWQGIPMGGHLHNNFIQIAATRGFVGLAAFLFMWFSIFALAAKLMGSRSRLTGIFAGGIMAALTGFQINGLAEWNFSDSEVVTIVWVMAGLLLALHRFNIDGILKDEPKKHEAVI; this is translated from the coding sequence ATGATGAATAAAAACATGGCGGCAAATTTTCTGGATCAGACAACCCAGCTGGCCATGGTAGGGTTCGTGGCCTCGCTTCCGGTGTCCATCGCCTTCACTCAAAGTTCACTGTTCGCGGGCTGGGTGGCCTGGCTCTTGAAATGCTTGGTGGAAAAACGGTGGAACGGTTTCAAGACCCCGCTGGACTTGGGCATCGGGCTGTTTCTGGCCTCGGCGTTGCTTTCCACCGTCTTCTCGCTTTCCCCCTGGGAGAGCTTCATCAGCCTTAAAAAATTCTACCTGCTGTCGGCAGTGTATTTCACAGGGTTCAATGTAAAGAGCCCGGCCCGGCTGCTGGAACTGGTCAAGCTGTTCCTGGGGATGACGGCCCTGACCGGGGTCTACGGCCTGGTGATGTTCTGGTTTGGATACCAGCCGAGGCTTTTGGCCGCCCAGGGAATGGCCATGACCTCAGGCGGAATATTCATGATGGCCGGTCTGCTGTCTTTGGCCTGGATACAATACCAGCTTGGGTCGCCCGGCCGGCGGCAGCGGCTGCACTCCCTGGCCGCTGCGGCCCTGCTGGCGGCCAGCCTGATCCTTACCCGAACGGTCAGCTCCTGGTTCGGTTTTGTGATGGGTTTTCCGGCCCTGATCAGGTCATGGAAAAGGAGGACGGCGGTATTTTTGTTGGCCGCGTTGCTTTTGGCCGGGGTTTTTTACAGCGCCAACAATTACCAGATGTCATTTAAGTTATATTCCGGGAACAAGGCCACCTCCTGGAACATGAGGTTGGGTTTTTGGCGGATGGGATGGCAGCTGATCAAGGAACGGCCGGTGCTGGGAACGGGATCGATAGACCTGGGCCAGATACTGAAGGGGATGCGGACCGCCGAAGACGAAAAACTCTGGCAGGGGATACCCATGGGCGGACACCTGCACAACAATTTCATCCAGATCGCCGCCACCCGGGGGTTTGTAGGCCTGGCCGCTTTCCTGTTCATGTGGTTCTCTATTTTTGCGCTGGCGGCGAAACTGATGGGATCCAGATCCCGCCTGACCGGCATATTTGCCGGGGGGATCATGGCGGCGCTGACAGGTTTTCAGATTAACGGACTGGCGGAATGGAATTTCAGCGACTCGGAGGTGGTGACCATCGTCTGGGTGATGGCGGGACTGCTGCTGGCGCTGCACCGCTTTAATATTGACGGAATTTTGAAGGACGAGCCAAAGAAACATGAAGCGGTTATTTGA
- a CDS encoding glycosyltransferase family 4 protein gives MKTVLICQYYPPEQAPIGVMLRELAGDMVKNGHQVTVVTGFPNHPAGIIFPGYSRRLFSVSWDGGVKVIRCFLHISPRKTIFGRLLNFASFGITSFLAVLFLEKPDLMLVVSPPLSNGLTAMMLKGLKGCRYIFNVQDIYPDAAVNAGVVNNSRLIGLLQKLEMTIYRKAHKVTVISEGFRDNLVKKGVPSGKVEIIYNWIDASEIAPQPRENDFSLKQGLNDKFVVLYSGTIGIVSGAEIMLECAQSLKGNRDIVFLMVGEGVVKDRIRDAALKRGLDNIRLLPFQPREMLSGVISSAGIAIVTLGKNKGKSSVPSKLLGYMAAAKPVAASLDPDSDTARFIARAGCGLCVPAGDARGLTEAILALYRDPARRLKLGQNGRHFLLKHGERKAATLRYQKLMEECAVR, from the coding sequence ATGAAAACTGTGTTAATCTGCCAGTATTATCCGCCGGAGCAGGCGCCCATCGGGGTGATGCTCCGTGAACTGGCCGGGGATATGGTGAAAAACGGCCACCAGGTGACCGTGGTGACAGGTTTTCCCAACCATCCGGCAGGGATAATCTTTCCCGGTTACAGCCGAAGACTGTTCAGCGTATCTTGGGATGGCGGGGTCAAGGTGATCCGGTGCTTTCTTCATATCTCGCCCCGCAAAACCATCTTCGGACGGCTGTTGAACTTCGCCAGCTTCGGGATCACCTCCTTTCTGGCGGTGCTGTTCTTGGAAAAACCTGACCTGATGCTGGTTGTGTCCCCCCCCCTGTCCAACGGCCTTACGGCCATGATGCTCAAGGGACTTAAAGGGTGCCGCTATATCTTCAACGTCCAGGACATCTATCCCGACGCCGCCGTGAATGCGGGGGTGGTAAATAATTCACGGCTGATAGGCCTGCTGCAAAAGCTGGAAATGACCATTTACCGCAAGGCCCACAAGGTGACGGTGATCTCCGAGGGTTTCCGGGATAACCTGGTAAAAAAGGGCGTGCCGTCCGGAAAGGTCGAGATCATCTACAACTGGATAGACGCCTCCGAGATCGCTCCCCAACCCAGGGAAAATGATTTTTCCCTGAAGCAGGGGCTGAATGACAAATTCGTGGTGCTGTACTCGGGGACCATCGGGATAGTATCGGGGGCGGAGATAATGCTGGAGTGCGCCCAAAGCCTGAAAGGCAACCGGGACATCGTTTTCCTGATGGTGGGGGAGGGGGTGGTCAAGGACCGGATCAGGGACGCCGCCTTAAAAAGGGGCCTGGACAACATCAGGCTGCTGCCATTCCAGCCCCGGGAGATGTTATCCGGGGTGATCTCCAGCGCCGGCATCGCCATAGTGACACTGGGAAAAAACAAGGGAAAAAGCTCGGTTCCCAGCAAATTATTGGGATACATGGCGGCGGCCAAACCGGTGGCGGCCAGCCTGGACCCGGACAGCGACACGGCCAGGTTCATCGCCCGGGCCGGGTGCGGTCTCTGCGTTCCGGCCGGGGACGCCCGGGGCCTGACCGAAGCGATCCTGGCCCTGTACCGCGATCCGGCCCGAAGGCTGAAGCTGGGCCAGAACGGCAGGCACTTCCTGCTGAAACACGGCGAGCGGAAGGCCGCCACGCTGAGATACCAGAAACTGATGGAAGAATGCGCCGTCCGGTAG
- a CDS encoding glycosyltransferase: MNKTNSTKRILINAVNLTGAGARSIGLSLIPNLVRLHPQWHFCILVPDEEEFRSLPLFDNAEILFEKRRRVVNNDILRLWEIFWQIPRLAEKKKAKVCLTLGDINPAGLPCPGVVFVQQALLAYEQKEHPGVQTWPWGKRLCMQKLFSYTVRSSEAVIVQSAVMAQRLHQKYKIPLRKIQIIRQPVPQALREAALAAAPNQVMAGHKNNIKLLFLAKAYPHKNHAILAAVAQELRRRDLAGQVRIYTTIEGEAEARLAKEVLQNHGDVITNLGALKATEVAGAFKAASALFLPTLIESYGLIYLEAMTFGLPILTSDRDFAREMCRDQAIYFDPHDPLSIVDAIQNLPAFRKGHQVKNNATAGAGRFPSDWKQVARGFMNVVQQALAEKERGLTP; this comes from the coding sequence GTGAATAAAACTAATTCGACAAAACGGATACTCATCAACGCTGTCAACCTGACCGGAGCCGGCGCCCGGTCGATAGGCCTCAGTTTGATCCCCAATCTGGTCAGATTGCATCCGCAATGGCATTTTTGCATACTTGTTCCGGATGAAGAAGAGTTCCGTTCCCTGCCATTGTTTGACAATGCGGAAATATTGTTTGAAAAACGGCGGCGGGTGGTGAACAATGACATTCTCCGGTTATGGGAAATATTCTGGCAAATCCCTCGTTTGGCGGAAAAAAAGAAGGCCAAGGTGTGTCTGACCCTTGGCGACATCAATCCGGCCGGCCTTCCCTGCCCGGGGGTGGTGTTTGTGCAGCAGGCCCTGCTGGCCTATGAACAGAAGGAACATCCAGGGGTCCAAACCTGGCCTTGGGGGAAACGATTATGTATGCAAAAGCTGTTTTCATATACTGTTAGATCATCGGAGGCAGTCATTGTGCAGTCGGCCGTCATGGCCCAGCGGCTCCACCAAAAATATAAGATCCCGCTTCGAAAGATTCAGATAATACGCCAGCCGGTTCCCCAGGCCCTCCGGGAGGCGGCGCTGGCGGCGGCTCCGAACCAAGTAATGGCTGGCCACAAGAATAACATCAAATTACTTTTTCTGGCGAAAGCATATCCCCATAAAAATCATGCGATTTTAGCAGCAGTGGCCCAGGAATTACGGAGGCGGGACCTGGCCGGCCAGGTCCGAATTTATACGACGATTGAGGGCGAGGCGGAAGCCCGACTGGCAAAAGAAGTTTTACAGAACCACGGAGATGTGATCACGAATTTGGGAGCCTTAAAGGCGACAGAGGTGGCTGGGGCATTCAAGGCGGCATCCGCGCTTTTTTTGCCGACCTTGATAGAAAGTTACGGCCTGATCTATCTGGAGGCCATGACCTTTGGGCTGCCGATTTTGACCTCGGACCGCGATTTTGCCAGGGAGATGTGCCGCGATCAGGCCATTTATTTTGACCCCCACGATCCCTTGTCCATTGTTGATGCAATTCAAAACCTTCCGGCCTTTAGGAAAGGACACCAGGTTAAAAACAATGCCACTGCCGGGGCCGGGCGGTTTCCATCGGACTGGAAACAGGTGGCCCGCGGGTTTATGAATGTCGTCCAGCAGGCCCTGGCGGAAAAGGAACGCGGTTTGACCCCATGA
- a CDS encoding GNAT family N-acetyltransferase: MTPNDVDQVVQTHLQSFPGFFLSELGPKFLSRYYRAVCSDPSGIALVGLDQTGRVAGFVAGTANPRGFYSRLLKKQWVMFGWASLPAVTRNPSIIVRLLGALNHPGENPAGNEMAGLYSIGTSPEAQGLGWGGKLVAEFLKTARDKGCRKVFLTTDRDGNDGVNRFYQKNGFTIKRQFATPQGRRMNEYWTDL; the protein is encoded by the coding sequence ATGACGCCAAACGATGTGGACCAGGTGGTCCAGACCCACCTGCAAAGCTTTCCCGGATTTTTCCTGAGCGAGCTGGGTCCCAAATTCCTGTCCCGGTACTACCGGGCGGTGTGCTCCGATCCCAGCGGCATTGCGCTGGTGGGGCTTGATCAAACCGGACGGGTGGCCGGGTTCGTGGCCGGGACCGCCAACCCCAGAGGTTTCTACTCCAGGCTCTTGAAAAAACAGTGGGTGATGTTCGGCTGGGCCTCCCTTCCGGCCGTGACGAGAAACCCCTCAATCATCGTGCGGTTGCTGGGGGCCCTGAACCATCCTGGTGAAAACCCGGCGGGCAATGAGATGGCCGGACTGTACTCGATCGGGACATCTCCCGAAGCCCAGGGCCTGGGCTGGGGCGGGAAACTGGTGGCGGAATTCCTGAAAACGGCCAGGGACAAAGGGTGCCGGAAGGTTTTTTTGACCACCGACCGCGACGGCAACGACGGGGTCAACCGGTTCTACCAGAAAAATGGATTCACCATAAAACGGCAGTTTGCAACACCCCAGGGACGCCGGATGAACGAGTACTGGACAGACCTATGA